A single window of Solenopsis invicta isolate M01_SB chromosome 3, UNIL_Sinv_3.0, whole genome shotgun sequence DNA harbors:
- the LOC105207897 gene encoding dynamin-like 120 kDa protein, mitochondrial isoform X5, which yields MIIIEIKQNDELFLFHLQTYTLHLFELNVICISCNGTSPHCNSHGILLVAKTSRHPITIVSTRKLMSGKFSRHCRPLLASPQLRHFANPHRGYAMVITRILRGALKIRYLLLGGAVGGGVTLQKKYEQWKEGLPDLEWLENLMPSEKQWQDFRESLMSIKNVADKIEIDPRIKEFGVTKYREYRNWFDQRLDDAIKAAESQNSYQENSSIQSAFDTISMVAKQTYSESSQQRMNAMQDELMQMQLKYQREIERLERENKELRKQILLRGNQKFNNKKIKKSLIDMYSDVLDELNDYDSAYSTADHLPRVVVVGDQSSGKTSVLEMIAQARIFPRGGGEMMTRAPVKVTLSEGPYHIAQFKDSSREFDLTKESELAELRREVELRMKNSVKNGKTVSPDVISMTVKGPGLQRMVLVDLPGIISTVTVDMAEDTREAIKQMSQQYMSNPNAIILCIQDGSVDAERSNVTDLVAQMDPSGKRTIFVLTKVDMAEENLTNPERLRKILSGKLFPMKALGYFAVVTGRGKQEDSIQTIKDYEEKFFRNSKLFKDGLAMSGQVTTKNLSLAVAECFWKMVRETVEQQADAFKATRFNLETEWKNNFPRLRELDRDELFERARGEILDEIVNLSQVSPRHWEEVLMTRNWEKVSMHVFENIYLPAAQSGNPNTFNTTVDIKLRHWAEQQLPARSVESGWECLQQEFQNFMSQARLSPDHDDIFDNLKNAVVNEAMRRHSWEEKASEMLRVIQLNILEDRSVNDKREWDQAVRFLETSVKEKLQSTEQILRDMLGPDRKERWMYWQSQTEEQQKRTSVKNELDKILYSDKKHAPTLTHDELTTVRKNLQRNGLEVDNEFIRETWHPVYRRFFLQQSLARAYDCRKGYYLYHTGHENEMECNDVVLFWRIQQMLKVTANALRQQIMNREARRLDKEIKEVLEDYSQDNEIKQKLLTGRRVTLAEELKRVRQIQEKLEEFIQALNKEK from the exons AtgattataattgaaataaaacaaaatgacgAATTGTTTCTCTTTCACTTACAAACTTATACGTTACATTTGTTTGAATTGAATGTAATTTGTATTTCTTGTAACGGAACATCCCCTCACTGCAATAG CCATGGAATTTTACTAGTCGCCAAAACCTCCAGGCATCCAATAACAATTGTTAGCACACGGAAGTTAATGTCCGGAAAATTTAGCAGACACTGTAGGCCGTTGCTAGCGTCACCTCAACTAAGACATTTTGCAAATCCACATCGTGGATATGCTATGGTGATAACAAGGATATTAAGAGGAGCGTTAAAAATTCGATATCTTCTCTTAGGAGGTGCAGTCGGTGGTGGCGTTACCTTGCAGAAG AAATATGAGCAATGGAAGGAGGGACTCCCAGATTTGGAATGGCTAGAAAATTTGATGCCCAGTGAAAAGCAATGGCAGGACTTCCGCGAATCGCTTATGTCGATTAAGAATGTAGCCGATAAAATTGAAATCG ATCCACGTATAAAGGAGTTTGGGGTAACTAAGTATCGAGAATACAGAAACTGGTTTGATCAGAGACTGGATGACGCTATTAAGGCAGCAGAAAGTCAAAATAGCTATCAAGAGAATAGCTCAATACAGA GTGCGTTTGATACCATCTCGATGGTAGCAAAACAAACTTATTCAG aatcatCACAGCAGAGGATGAACGCCATGCAGGATGAGCTGATGCAGATGCAATTAAAGTATCAGCGCGAAATAGAGAGATTAGAAAGGGAAAACAAAGAATTACGCAAGCAGATACTTTTACGAGGGAACCAGAAgtttaacaacaaaaaaattaaa aagtCATTAATCGATATGTACAGCGATGTCTTGGATGAACTTAATGACTACGATAGTGCCTATTCCACTGCTGATCATTTACCTAGAGTAGTAGTCGTCGGTGACCAAAGTTCTGGTAAAACATCTGTGCTTGAAATGATAGCTCAAGCAAGGATATTCCCAAG AGGCGGAGGTGAAATGATGACGAGAGCACCAGTCAAAGTTACATTGAGCGAAGGTCCTTATCACATAGCGCAATTCAAAGATAGTTCTAGAGAATTTGATCTCACGAAAGAGTCGGAGTTGGCCGAACTTAGACGGGAAGTGGAACTGCGAATGAAGAATAGTGTTAAGAATGGAAAGACAGTCAGCCCTGATGTCATTTCCATGACAGTGAAGGGACCAGGTCTCCAACGTATGGTTCTAGTCGATCTACCTGGTATTATtagt ACAGTAACCGTTGATATGGCAGAAGACACTCGCGAGGCAATCAAACAGATGAGTCAGCAGTACATGAGTAATCCTAACGCGATTATTCTATGTATACAAGACGGTTCCGTCGACGCGGAGAGAAGTAACGTGACTGATCTCGTAGCTCAAATGGATCCATCGGGAAAACGAACAATCTTCGTTTTAACAAAA GTTGACATGGCAGAAGAGAATTTGACTAATCCTGAAAGGCTGCGTAAAATACTATCTGGTAAACTATTTCCAATGAAAGCGTTAGGCTATTTCGCCGTGGTCACTGGTCGCGGCAAGCAGGAAGACAGTATACAAACGATCAAGGATTACGAGGAGAAATTCTTTAGAAATTCTAAACTCTTTAA AGATGGTTTAGCAATGTCCGGTCAAGTGACCACCAAAAATTTGAGCCTTGCAGTAGCCGAATGCTTTTGGAAGATGGTTCGTGAAACGGTAGAACAACAAGCAGACGCATTCAAAGCTACTAGATTCAATTTGGAGACGGAATGGAAGAACAATTTTCCAAG GTTGAGAGAGCTGGATAGAGATGAACTTTTTGAAAGAGCACGGGGCGAGATTTTGGACGAGATAGTTAACTTGTCCCAAGTGTCACCGAGACACTGGGAGGAAGTATTGATGACACGAAATTGGGAAAAAGTCAGTATGCACGTTTTCGAGAACATCTATTTGCCTGCTGCTCAAAGTGGAAATCCAA ACACATTCAATACCACGGTCGACATTAAGCTCAGACATTGGGCTGAGCAACAATTACCTGCGCGTAGCGTCGAAAGTGGATGGGAGTGTTTGCAACAGGAATTTCAAAACTTTATGTCACAGGCTCGACTGAGCCCGGATCACGACGATATTTTTGATAACCTCAAAAATGCTGTAGTAAATGAGGCAATGCGACGTCATTCGTGGGAAGAGaag gcATCGGAAATGCTACGCGTTATCCAACTTAACATTTTAGAAGATAGAAGCGTGAATGATAAACGTGAATGGGACCAAGCAGTGCGTTTCTTGGAAACCTCTGTTAAGGAAAAACTGCAGAGTACAGAACAGATTCTCCGCGATATGCTGGGGCCTGATCGCAAGGAACGGTGGATGTATTGGCAGAGTCAAACCGAGGAGCAGCAGAAACGTACGTCAGTCAAAAACGAGCTGGATAAAATTCTCTACTCTGATAAG AAACATGCACCGACTCTAACACATGACGAGCTCACAACCGTTAGGAAGAATTTACAAAGGAACGGATTAGAGGTTGATAACGAATTCATTCGGGAAACGTGGCATCCTGTGTACAGGAGATTTTTCCTACAACAAAGTTTAGCGAGAGCGTATGATTGCAGAAAAGGATATTATTTATACCACACCGGGCATGAAAACGAA ATGGAATGTAACGATGTCGTACTTTTCTGGCGAATTCAGCAAATGCTGAAAGTCACTGCGAATGCACTTAGACAACAGATTATGAATAG
- the LOC105207897 gene encoding dynamin-like 120 kDa protein, mitochondrial isoform X6, whose protein sequence is MEQIICGRFGHGILLVAKTSRHPITIVSTRKLMSGKFSRHCRPLLASPQLRHFANPHRGYAMVITRILRGALKIRYLLLGGAVGGGVTLQKKYEQWKEGLPDLEWLENLMPSEKQWQDFRESLMSIKNVADKIEIDPRIKEFGVTKYREYRNWFDQRLDDAIKAAESQNSYQENSSIQSAFDTISMVAKQTYSAETTEQLSKNVVAFARPLASDNNTDEERKKAQSSQQRMNAMQDELMQMQLKYQREIERLERENKELRKQILLRGNQKFNNKKIKKSLIDMYSDVLDELNDYDSAYSTADHLPRVVVVGDQSSGKTSVLEMIAQARIFPRGGGEMMTRAPVKVTLSEGPYHIAQFKDSSREFDLTKESELAELRREVELRMKNSVKNGKTVSPDVISMTVKGPGLQRMVLVDLPGIISTVTVDMAEDTREAIKQMSQQYMSNPNAIILCIQDGSVDAERSNVTDLVAQMDPSGKRTIFVLTKVDMAEENLTNPERLRKILSGKLFPMKALGYFAVVTGRGKQEDSIQTIKDYEEKFFRNSKLFKDGLAMSGQVTTKNLSLAVAECFWKMVRETVEQQADAFKATRFNLETEWKNNFPRLRELDRDELFERARGEILDEIVNLSQVSPRHWEEVLMTRNWEKVSMHVFENIYLPAAQSGNPNTFNTTVDIKLRHWAEQQLPARSVESGWECLQQEFQNFMSQARLSPDHDDIFDNLKNAVVNEAMRRHSWEEKASEMLRVIQLNILEDRSVNDKREWDQAVRFLETSVKEKLQSTEQILRDMLGPDRKERWMYWQSQTEEQQKRTSVKNELDKILYSDKKHAPTLTHDELTTVRKNLQRNGLEVDNEFIRETWHPVYRRFFLQQSLARAYDCRKGYYLYHTGHENEMECNDVVLFWRIQQMLKVTANALRQQIMNREARRLDKEIKEVLEDYSQDNEIKQKLLTGRRVTLAEELKRVRQIQEKLEEFIQALNKEK, encoded by the exons ATGGAGCAAATCATATGTGGAAGATTTGG CCATGGAATTTTACTAGTCGCCAAAACCTCCAGGCATCCAATAACAATTGTTAGCACACGGAAGTTAATGTCCGGAAAATTTAGCAGACACTGTAGGCCGTTGCTAGCGTCACCTCAACTAAGACATTTTGCAAATCCACATCGTGGATATGCTATGGTGATAACAAGGATATTAAGAGGAGCGTTAAAAATTCGATATCTTCTCTTAGGAGGTGCAGTCGGTGGTGGCGTTACCTTGCAGAAG AAATATGAGCAATGGAAGGAGGGACTCCCAGATTTGGAATGGCTAGAAAATTTGATGCCCAGTGAAAAGCAATGGCAGGACTTCCGCGAATCGCTTATGTCGATTAAGAATGTAGCCGATAAAATTGAAATCG ATCCACGTATAAAGGAGTTTGGGGTAACTAAGTATCGAGAATACAGAAACTGGTTTGATCAGAGACTGGATGACGCTATTAAGGCAGCAGAAAGTCAAAATAGCTATCAAGAGAATAGCTCAATACAGA GTGCGTTTGATACCATCTCGATGGTAGCAAAACAAACTTATTCAG CAGAAACAACAGAGCAGTTGTCCAAAAATGTGGTTGCCTTTGCACGCCCATTGGCTAGTGATAATAATACTGACGAGGAACGTAAGAAAGCTC aatcatCACAGCAGAGGATGAACGCCATGCAGGATGAGCTGATGCAGATGCAATTAAAGTATCAGCGCGAAATAGAGAGATTAGAAAGGGAAAACAAAGAATTACGCAAGCAGATACTTTTACGAGGGAACCAGAAgtttaacaacaaaaaaattaaa aagtCATTAATCGATATGTACAGCGATGTCTTGGATGAACTTAATGACTACGATAGTGCCTATTCCACTGCTGATCATTTACCTAGAGTAGTAGTCGTCGGTGACCAAAGTTCTGGTAAAACATCTGTGCTTGAAATGATAGCTCAAGCAAGGATATTCCCAAG AGGCGGAGGTGAAATGATGACGAGAGCACCAGTCAAAGTTACATTGAGCGAAGGTCCTTATCACATAGCGCAATTCAAAGATAGTTCTAGAGAATTTGATCTCACGAAAGAGTCGGAGTTGGCCGAACTTAGACGGGAAGTGGAACTGCGAATGAAGAATAGTGTTAAGAATGGAAAGACAGTCAGCCCTGATGTCATTTCCATGACAGTGAAGGGACCAGGTCTCCAACGTATGGTTCTAGTCGATCTACCTGGTATTATtagt ACAGTAACCGTTGATATGGCAGAAGACACTCGCGAGGCAATCAAACAGATGAGTCAGCAGTACATGAGTAATCCTAACGCGATTATTCTATGTATACAAGACGGTTCCGTCGACGCGGAGAGAAGTAACGTGACTGATCTCGTAGCTCAAATGGATCCATCGGGAAAACGAACAATCTTCGTTTTAACAAAA GTTGACATGGCAGAAGAGAATTTGACTAATCCTGAAAGGCTGCGTAAAATACTATCTGGTAAACTATTTCCAATGAAAGCGTTAGGCTATTTCGCCGTGGTCACTGGTCGCGGCAAGCAGGAAGACAGTATACAAACGATCAAGGATTACGAGGAGAAATTCTTTAGAAATTCTAAACTCTTTAA AGATGGTTTAGCAATGTCCGGTCAAGTGACCACCAAAAATTTGAGCCTTGCAGTAGCCGAATGCTTTTGGAAGATGGTTCGTGAAACGGTAGAACAACAAGCAGACGCATTCAAAGCTACTAGATTCAATTTGGAGACGGAATGGAAGAACAATTTTCCAAG GTTGAGAGAGCTGGATAGAGATGAACTTTTTGAAAGAGCACGGGGCGAGATTTTGGACGAGATAGTTAACTTGTCCCAAGTGTCACCGAGACACTGGGAGGAAGTATTGATGACACGAAATTGGGAAAAAGTCAGTATGCACGTTTTCGAGAACATCTATTTGCCTGCTGCTCAAAGTGGAAATCCAA ACACATTCAATACCACGGTCGACATTAAGCTCAGACATTGGGCTGAGCAACAATTACCTGCGCGTAGCGTCGAAAGTGGATGGGAGTGTTTGCAACAGGAATTTCAAAACTTTATGTCACAGGCTCGACTGAGCCCGGATCACGACGATATTTTTGATAACCTCAAAAATGCTGTAGTAAATGAGGCAATGCGACGTCATTCGTGGGAAGAGaag gcATCGGAAATGCTACGCGTTATCCAACTTAACATTTTAGAAGATAGAAGCGTGAATGATAAACGTGAATGGGACCAAGCAGTGCGTTTCTTGGAAACCTCTGTTAAGGAAAAACTGCAGAGTACAGAACAGATTCTCCGCGATATGCTGGGGCCTGATCGCAAGGAACGGTGGATGTATTGGCAGAGTCAAACCGAGGAGCAGCAGAAACGTACGTCAGTCAAAAACGAGCTGGATAAAATTCTCTACTCTGATAAG AAACATGCACCGACTCTAACACATGACGAGCTCACAACCGTTAGGAAGAATTTACAAAGGAACGGATTAGAGGTTGATAACGAATTCATTCGGGAAACGTGGCATCCTGTGTACAGGAGATTTTTCCTACAACAAAGTTTAGCGAGAGCGTATGATTGCAGAAAAGGATATTATTTATACCACACCGGGCATGAAAACGAA ATGGAATGTAACGATGTCGTACTTTTCTGGCGAATTCAGCAAATGCTGAAAGTCACTGCGAATGCACTTAGACAACAGATTATGAATAG
- the LOC105207897 gene encoding dynamin-like 120 kDa protein, mitochondrial isoform X7 yields the protein MEQIICGRFGHGILLVAKTSRHPITIVSTRKLMSGKFSRHCRPLLASPQLRHFANPHRGYAMVITRILRGALKIRYLLLGGAVGGGVTLQKKYEQWKEGLPDLEWLENLMPSEKQWQDFRESLMSIKNVADKIEIDPRIKEFGVTKYREYRNWFDQRLDDAIKAAESQNSYQENSSIQSAFDTISMVAKQTYSETTEQLSKNVVAFARPLASDNNTDEERKKAQSSQQRMNAMQDELMQMQLKYQREIERLERENKELRKQILLRGNQKFNNKKIKKSLIDMYSDVLDELNDYDSAYSTADHLPRVVVVGDQSSGKTSVLEMIAQARIFPRGGGEMMTRAPVKVTLSEGPYHIAQFKDSSREFDLTKESELAELRREVELRMKNSVKNGKTVSPDVISMTVKGPGLQRMVLVDLPGIISTVTVDMAEDTREAIKQMSQQYMSNPNAIILCIQDGSVDAERSNVTDLVAQMDPSGKRTIFVLTKVDMAEENLTNPERLRKILSGKLFPMKALGYFAVVTGRGKQEDSIQTIKDYEEKFFRNSKLFKDGLAMSGQVTTKNLSLAVAECFWKMVRETVEQQADAFKATRFNLETEWKNNFPRLRELDRDELFERARGEILDEIVNLSQVSPRHWEEVLMTRNWEKVSMHVFENIYLPAAQSGNPNTFNTTVDIKLRHWAEQQLPARSVESGWECLQQEFQNFMSQARLSPDHDDIFDNLKNAVVNEAMRRHSWEEKASEMLRVIQLNILEDRSVNDKREWDQAVRFLETSVKEKLQSTEQILRDMLGPDRKERWMYWQSQTEEQQKRTSVKNELDKILYSDKKHAPTLTHDELTTVRKNLQRNGLEVDNEFIRETWHPVYRRFFLQQSLARAYDCRKGYYLYHTGHENEMECNDVVLFWRIQQMLKVTANALRQQIMNREARRLDKEIKEVLEDYSQDNEIKQKLLTGRRVTLAEELKRVRQIQEKLEEFIQALNKEK from the exons ATGGAGCAAATCATATGTGGAAGATTTGG CCATGGAATTTTACTAGTCGCCAAAACCTCCAGGCATCCAATAACAATTGTTAGCACACGGAAGTTAATGTCCGGAAAATTTAGCAGACACTGTAGGCCGTTGCTAGCGTCACCTCAACTAAGACATTTTGCAAATCCACATCGTGGATATGCTATGGTGATAACAAGGATATTAAGAGGAGCGTTAAAAATTCGATATCTTCTCTTAGGAGGTGCAGTCGGTGGTGGCGTTACCTTGCAGAAG AAATATGAGCAATGGAAGGAGGGACTCCCAGATTTGGAATGGCTAGAAAATTTGATGCCCAGTGAAAAGCAATGGCAGGACTTCCGCGAATCGCTTATGTCGATTAAGAATGTAGCCGATAAAATTGAAATCG ATCCACGTATAAAGGAGTTTGGGGTAACTAAGTATCGAGAATACAGAAACTGGTTTGATCAGAGACTGGATGACGCTATTAAGGCAGCAGAAAGTCAAAATAGCTATCAAGAGAATAGCTCAATACAGA GTGCGTTTGATACCATCTCGATGGTAGCAAAACAAACTTATTCAG AAACAACAGAGCAGTTGTCCAAAAATGTGGTTGCCTTTGCACGCCCATTGGCTAGTGATAATAATACTGACGAGGAACGTAAGAAAGCTC aatcatCACAGCAGAGGATGAACGCCATGCAGGATGAGCTGATGCAGATGCAATTAAAGTATCAGCGCGAAATAGAGAGATTAGAAAGGGAAAACAAAGAATTACGCAAGCAGATACTTTTACGAGGGAACCAGAAgtttaacaacaaaaaaattaaa aagtCATTAATCGATATGTACAGCGATGTCTTGGATGAACTTAATGACTACGATAGTGCCTATTCCACTGCTGATCATTTACCTAGAGTAGTAGTCGTCGGTGACCAAAGTTCTGGTAAAACATCTGTGCTTGAAATGATAGCTCAAGCAAGGATATTCCCAAG AGGCGGAGGTGAAATGATGACGAGAGCACCAGTCAAAGTTACATTGAGCGAAGGTCCTTATCACATAGCGCAATTCAAAGATAGTTCTAGAGAATTTGATCTCACGAAAGAGTCGGAGTTGGCCGAACTTAGACGGGAAGTGGAACTGCGAATGAAGAATAGTGTTAAGAATGGAAAGACAGTCAGCCCTGATGTCATTTCCATGACAGTGAAGGGACCAGGTCTCCAACGTATGGTTCTAGTCGATCTACCTGGTATTATtagt ACAGTAACCGTTGATATGGCAGAAGACACTCGCGAGGCAATCAAACAGATGAGTCAGCAGTACATGAGTAATCCTAACGCGATTATTCTATGTATACAAGACGGTTCCGTCGACGCGGAGAGAAGTAACGTGACTGATCTCGTAGCTCAAATGGATCCATCGGGAAAACGAACAATCTTCGTTTTAACAAAA GTTGACATGGCAGAAGAGAATTTGACTAATCCTGAAAGGCTGCGTAAAATACTATCTGGTAAACTATTTCCAATGAAAGCGTTAGGCTATTTCGCCGTGGTCACTGGTCGCGGCAAGCAGGAAGACAGTATACAAACGATCAAGGATTACGAGGAGAAATTCTTTAGAAATTCTAAACTCTTTAA AGATGGTTTAGCAATGTCCGGTCAAGTGACCACCAAAAATTTGAGCCTTGCAGTAGCCGAATGCTTTTGGAAGATGGTTCGTGAAACGGTAGAACAACAAGCAGACGCATTCAAAGCTACTAGATTCAATTTGGAGACGGAATGGAAGAACAATTTTCCAAG GTTGAGAGAGCTGGATAGAGATGAACTTTTTGAAAGAGCACGGGGCGAGATTTTGGACGAGATAGTTAACTTGTCCCAAGTGTCACCGAGACACTGGGAGGAAGTATTGATGACACGAAATTGGGAAAAAGTCAGTATGCACGTTTTCGAGAACATCTATTTGCCTGCTGCTCAAAGTGGAAATCCAA ACACATTCAATACCACGGTCGACATTAAGCTCAGACATTGGGCTGAGCAACAATTACCTGCGCGTAGCGTCGAAAGTGGATGGGAGTGTTTGCAACAGGAATTTCAAAACTTTATGTCACAGGCTCGACTGAGCCCGGATCACGACGATATTTTTGATAACCTCAAAAATGCTGTAGTAAATGAGGCAATGCGACGTCATTCGTGGGAAGAGaag gcATCGGAAATGCTACGCGTTATCCAACTTAACATTTTAGAAGATAGAAGCGTGAATGATAAACGTGAATGGGACCAAGCAGTGCGTTTCTTGGAAACCTCTGTTAAGGAAAAACTGCAGAGTACAGAACAGATTCTCCGCGATATGCTGGGGCCTGATCGCAAGGAACGGTGGATGTATTGGCAGAGTCAAACCGAGGAGCAGCAGAAACGTACGTCAGTCAAAAACGAGCTGGATAAAATTCTCTACTCTGATAAG AAACATGCACCGACTCTAACACATGACGAGCTCACAACCGTTAGGAAGAATTTACAAAGGAACGGATTAGAGGTTGATAACGAATTCATTCGGGAAACGTGGCATCCTGTGTACAGGAGATTTTTCCTACAACAAAGTTTAGCGAGAGCGTATGATTGCAGAAAAGGATATTATTTATACCACACCGGGCATGAAAACGAA ATGGAATGTAACGATGTCGTACTTTTCTGGCGAATTCAGCAAATGCTGAAAGTCACTGCGAATGCACTTAGACAACAGATTATGAATAG